A stretch of Candidatus Vicinibacter affinis DNA encodes these proteins:
- the rmuC gene encoding DNA recombination protein RmuC, with protein sequence MTLIYIFFSALAILLIVNIILTLKAGKKETSNELTEIKSSIGTLNSNLKDTEKNLKDEFVTNRKESSETATGLRTEIGNQLNKFTQTFSEQLGNLTKSNEEKLEAIRKTFEEKLVDFQKSIDGNSKESRNELKENLEAFKKELNDALKDYKERLREQFTEFERSQKTQNVANSEKISELKLSLEKSVKTMQEGNEKKLEEMRKTVDEKLNETLEKRLGESFKQVSDRLEAVHKGLGEMQTLAVSVGDLKKVMSNVKSRGVLGEYQLQNIIEDLLTNEQYEKNVKTKVGSGAVVEFAIKMPHGNNLEKTLWLPIDSKFPKEDYEALVDAYDKADLVKIEEYTKAFIRGIKKNAQDIKEKYIDPPNTTEYGIMFLPYESLFGEVLRVPGLFEQLQKDYKITITGPTTLSALLNSLQMGFRTLAIEKRSSEVWDLLGAVKSEFGQFGDVLAKTKKKLIEATNVIDTSEVRTRAIERRLRNVQEIPQEK encoded by the coding sequence ATGACTCTCATCTACATATTTTTCTCAGCCCTTGCGATTCTTTTAATCGTAAACATCATTCTAACCTTAAAAGCAGGTAAGAAAGAAACAAGCAATGAATTAACTGAAATAAAATCTTCTATTGGAACGCTTAATTCCAACTTGAAAGACACAGAGAAAAACCTGAAAGATGAATTTGTAACCAATAGAAAAGAAAGTTCAGAAACTGCAACAGGTTTAAGAACAGAAATTGGCAATCAACTCAACAAGTTCACTCAAACATTTTCTGAGCAACTAGGAAACCTTACCAAATCAAACGAAGAAAAGTTAGAAGCCATCCGCAAAACTTTTGAAGAAAAATTGGTTGATTTTCAAAAGAGTATTGATGGCAACAGCAAGGAAAGCAGAAACGAACTAAAAGAAAATCTGGAAGCATTTAAGAAGGAATTGAACGATGCTTTGAAAGATTACAAAGAACGATTGAGAGAGCAGTTCACCGAGTTTGAAAGAAGTCAGAAAACACAGAATGTAGCTAACAGCGAGAAAATTTCTGAACTCAAATTGAGTTTAGAAAAATCGGTGAAAACCATGCAAGAAGGCAACGAGAAGAAGTTGGAAGAAATGCGAAAAACCGTTGATGAAAAACTTAATGAGACTTTGGAGAAACGCCTTGGAGAATCCTTCAAACAAGTAAGTGATAGACTTGAAGCAGTTCACAAAGGTTTAGGCGAAATGCAAACTTTAGCGGTGAGTGTTGGCGATTTGAAAAAGGTAATGAGCAATGTAAAATCAAGAGGTGTTTTAGGCGAATATCAATTGCAAAACATAATTGAAGATTTATTGACCAACGAACAATACGAGAAGAATGTAAAAACGAAAGTTGGAAGTGGTGCAGTTGTGGAATTTGCAATCAAAATGCCACACGGTAACAACCTTGAAAAAACATTGTGGTTGCCGATAGATTCAAAATTTCCAAAAGAAGATTACGAAGCCTTGGTTGATGCTTACGACAAAGCAGATTTAGTTAAGATTGAAGAATACACCAAAGCATTTATAAGAGGCATAAAAAAGAACGCACAGGACATCAAAGAAAAATACATAGACCCTCCAAACACCACAGAATACGGTATTATGTTTTTACCTTATGAAAGTTTGTTTGGCGAAGTGTTAAGAGTTCCTGGACTTTTTGAGCAATTGCAAAAAGACTACAAAATCACTATAACAGGACCAACCACTTTGAGCGCTTTACTAAATAGTTTACAAATGGGTTTTAGGACATTAGCCATTGAAAAGCGAAGTAGTGAAGTATGGGACTTGCTTGGCGCAGTTAAATCTGAGTTTGGGCAGTTTGGGGATGTTTTAGCTAAAACCAAAAAGAAACTGATTGAAGCTACTAACGTTATAGATACATCCGAAGTTAGAACTCGGGCAATTGAAAGAAGGTTGAGAAATGTGCAAGAAATACCGCAAGAAAAATGA
- a CDS encoding cysteine desulfurase has translation MINLTQLIYLDNNSTTAIDPRVLSSMLPYLTTEYGNANSKHHFGIKSFEAVKAARLNVAKLVGADPSEIYFTSGATEAINLAIKGVAESLIGKGRHIVTVATEHLAVLDTCKYLEAQGYEISYLSVNSEGLIDLMELESLIRIDTILVIAMLVNNETGVILPMREISNVAHKKDTFLFSDATQAVGKLPINVDDLGIDLMCLSGHKFYGPKGVGALFVRQRNNRVKIKPIIHGGGHEKGLRSGTLNVYGIVGLGSACYFALNEMNENIEKIGALKYHLEQSILKIDGTSINGSVSKRLYTTSNILIKDVDSDALILGLSNPVGGGPEIAVSNGSACTSQSFFPSHVLSAMGLNETEAFSSIRISIGKYNSFDEIEFTISQIAKIITQLRAMNN, from the coding sequence ATGATCAATTTGACTCAATTAATTTATCTCGACAATAACTCAACGACTGCAATTGATCCTAGGGTACTATCTTCAATGTTACCTTATCTTACTACTGAATATGGTAATGCTAACAGCAAACATCATTTTGGCATTAAATCTTTCGAAGCTGTGAAGGCAGCAAGGTTGAATGTAGCAAAATTGGTAGGTGCAGATCCAAGTGAAATTTATTTTACAAGTGGAGCCACTGAAGCAATTAACCTAGCTATTAAGGGTGTGGCTGAGTCTTTGATTGGAAAAGGAAGGCATATCGTTACTGTTGCCACAGAGCATTTGGCGGTCTTAGATACCTGTAAGTATTTAGAAGCACAAGGATATGAAATCTCCTACTTGTCAGTCAATTCAGAGGGACTTATTGATTTAATGGAACTTGAGTCACTAATTCGCATTGATACAATTTTAGTAATAGCAATGTTAGTCAATAATGAAACAGGAGTAATATTGCCCATGCGGGAAATTTCCAATGTAGCTCACAAAAAGGATACATTTTTATTTTCTGATGCAACTCAAGCAGTAGGAAAATTACCAATAAATGTTGATGATTTAGGTATTGATTTAATGTGCTTGAGTGGGCATAAATTCTATGGCCCGAAGGGAGTAGGAGCATTATTTGTTCGGCAGCGAAACAATCGTGTTAAGATAAAACCAATTATTCATGGAGGGGGTCATGAGAAAGGATTAAGAAGTGGGACTTTGAACGTTTATGGAATTGTTGGTCTTGGATCAGCATGTTATTTTGCTCTTAATGAAATGAATGAAAATATTGAGAAAATTGGTGCATTGAAATATCACTTAGAGCAAAGTATATTAAAAATTGATGGAACATCAATTAATGGAAGTGTTTCAAAAAGGTTATATACAACTTCGAACATATTAATTAAAGATGTTGACAGTGATGCACTAATATTAGGATTAAGTAATCCGGTAGGAGGAGGTCCAGAAATTGCTGTAAGCAATGGAAGTGCCTGCACCTCTCAAAGTTTTTTTCCTTCACATGTGTTATCTGCAATGGGTTTGAATGAAACAGAAGCCTTTAGCAGTATTAGGATTTCAATTGGCAAGTATAATTCATTTGACGAAATTGAATTTACAATTAGTCAAATTGCAAAAATTATAACCCAATTAAGAGCAATGAATAATTAG
- a CDS encoding restriction endonuclease, whose product MKRRTIREAVIEVLKRCGKPMSSKDIYDYIIKHDLYRFNAENPLNIVNGEIRRHCVGIDFPTAKSKKDFQILIDGTFWIKDLEVPGQTSASIKSEKIVRKDSDNLKEIVSELKAIHKKHNDAFKKQILSQLKEISPQTFEVFAKRLLEVYGFIDMKVASYVKDGGIDGHGKLKVGITFLNVAFQCKRWSTNSVSRTEIDKFRGAIQGSFEQGIIFTTSSFSKEALNATRRNGAVPIILIDGSTLVDFMIEKKFGVESENIPVYINALDNALIESEP is encoded by the coding sequence ATGAAAAGAAGAACTATAAGAGAAGCGGTAATCGAAGTATTAAAAAGATGTGGCAAACCCATGTCCAGTAAGGATATTTATGACTATATAATTAAACATGATTTATACCGCTTCAATGCAGAAAATCCACTTAATATAGTAAATGGGGAAATTAGACGGCATTGTGTTGGCATCGACTTCCCAACAGCAAAGTCAAAGAAAGATTTTCAAATTTTAATTGATGGCACATTTTGGATTAAAGATTTAGAAGTCCCTGGTCAAACAAGTGCATCTATAAAATCTGAAAAGATCGTAAGAAAGGATTCGGATAATTTAAAAGAAATAGTCTCTGAATTAAAAGCTATTCACAAAAAACATAATGACGCATTTAAAAAACAAATTCTAAGTCAGTTAAAGGAAATATCGCCTCAGACATTTGAAGTATTTGCAAAACGACTACTTGAGGTTTATGGCTTTATTGATATGAAAGTTGCATCTTATGTCAAAGATGGTGGAATTGATGGGCACGGCAAACTCAAAGTTGGTATAACATTTTTGAATGTAGCTTTCCAATGTAAAAGATGGTCAACAAATTCAGTTAGTAGAACGGAAATAGATAAGTTCAGAGGTGCAATACAAGGCTCATTCGAGCAAGGAATAATTTTCACAACATCTAGCTTTTCAAAAGAAGCATTAAATGCTACAAGGCGAAATGGTGCAGTTCCTATAATCTTAATTGATGGTAGCACATTAGTAGACTTTATGATTGAGAAAAAATTTGGTGTAGAATCTGAAAATATCCCTGTTTACATAAACGCACTTGATAATGCTTTAATAGAAAGCGAACCATGA